DNA sequence from the bacterium genome:
GAAGAAAACTTTTATTTTCTGCTCGGCACCGACGGGGCGTTTATCGGAAGCGGGGTTTTATCAGGGAGCGATATTGACCGTTTTAAAAACCTTGAGAAAATAAAGGGCGAATTGATTAAAAAAGGCGAAGTAACTCCTCCAAAAATTATCTCAGTTGAAAAAGATAAAAATTTGGCGAGTATCAAGGGCCAGTCCGACCCGGCAAGCACAATTTATTTGGTTTCTTCCAGTGGACAGTCTCTTACAACAGCGGCGGATGAAAACGGCAATTTTACTTTTAAAATAAATTTTGGCGAAGACACATCGCCGCCTGTAATTAAAATCACAACATCCGAATTTGGGAAAAAAGCCACAAATAAAAGGAATTTAAAAATAGTCGGATTGGTGGTTGATAAATTTGCGGCAGGGGTCCTGAATTTAACTTTTACGTCCATGAACAAGGATGGAGAAAAAAGCATGCAAACTCCCTACAAATTGGATGTTTCGAAAGAAGGCCTTAAATTTTTTATCAACGGGGAAGAGTCTGATGTGAACGCAGGAGTCATAAGTACAACCTACATGCTTAACGAAGGAAGAAATGTTCTGGAATTCAGGGCAGTGGACGGGGCAGGAAACGAGGCCAGGGAAACAAAAATAATTTATCTCGACACGATGCCTCCTAAAATATTAAATTTCAATGTTACTCCGTATAATATCAAACTGGAAGACACTGTGGAAATTTCAATTGAGGCACAGGATGAAGTTTCTGAAATGAAAAAGAACACCTTGCTGACTTTAACTCACCCAAAAGGGGCTTCATTCCAGTTGAACATGCCGTATGATTATACTTTAAAGAGATACACGGCCAGGCTGACCCCGGGTGAATTTGTTAAAAATGACCAGTTTCTTACAAGAAGGGCGGAAGGACAGTGGAAAATATCGGCTGAACCGGAGGATGAACTGGGGAACAAAACACCGAAACGTTTCGGATATTTTAACGTGATTGATTTACCTCCTCCTCCACCGGACAAATAGTGTAAATTATGGGAAACATATTATATTTTAAAGTAAATTTTATGTGGAAAAAAATTATATATATTTCTTTTTTGCTGTTTTTATTATTATATAAATACAGCTACACAGCGGCTCCGTCTATGGCGGGCGGTTCAGGCCACAGCGCGATCATAAAATCAGACGGGACATTATGGACATGGGGATATAATAACAAAGGGCAATTAGGGGATTCAACAAACATAGGTAAAAATATGCCGGCCCGGTTGGGAAATGATAATAAATGGGTGTTACTTTCCGCGGGGGACAATCATACTGCCGCTTTAAAATCGGATGGGACCTTATGGACATGGGGGTATGATTCCTCCGGCCAATTGGGAGACAGCTCGAACATTGATAAAAATTACCCGGTCCAGATAGGAAATGACAACAAATGGTCATTGATTTCAGCCGGTGGATTGTATAATGCGGCTTTAAAATCCGATGGGACATTATGGGCCTGGGGTGATAATACTGTCGGGCAATTAGGGGATTCAACCAATACCGGCAAAAATACGCCGGTTCAAATAGGGAATGAAAATAGCTGGATATTGGTTTCAGCAGGATACCAGCATACTTTGGGTTTAAAATCCAATGGGACATTATGGGCATGGGGATTTAATTATTCCGGCCAGCTGGGGGACAGCACAGGCGGAGTGGAAACTGATAAAAATTATCCAATCCAGATAGGAAGTGATAAGAAATGGGTATCAGTTTCAGCAGGGGAGTTTCATTCTATAGCTTTAAAATCAGATGGGACATTGTGGACATGGGGATTAAATGATTACGGCCAATTGGGAGATTCGACAAACATGGATAAAAACGCACCGGCCCAGGTAGGAAGCGATAACAAGTGGATATTTATTTCAGGCGGATACCAGCATACCCTGGCTTTAAAATCCGATGGAACGTTATGGTCCTGGGGACGCAATACTTTCGGTCAGCTGGGGGATTCAACAAATATTGATAGAAATACACCGGTCCAGGTAGGGAATGATAATAAATGGAAAACAGTCATTGCGGGGTATCAGCATAACATAGGCATAAAATCAGACGGGACAATATGGACATGGGGATATAACGTATATAATCAACTGGGAGACAGTACAAATATAAATAAAAATTATCCGGTGCAGATAGCAAGAGATTTTAGATGGAGCGAGGCTTCATCGGGAATTAATCATTCGACAGGCTTAAAATCCAACGGGACAATATGGGCCTGGGGTGATAATTCTTATGGCCAGTTAGGAGATGGTACAAATGGGGACAGTGATATACCAATCCTGATTGATAGTAATAATGTGTGGACCGCGATATCCGCGGGAGGCAATCATACAATTGGTTTAAAATCCAACGGGACAATTTGGGCCTGGGGTTTTGATTCTTCCGGCCAATTGGGCGACAGCGCAAATATTGATAAAAATTATCCAATCCAGATAGGAAGTGATAACAAGTGGGTCTCAATCCTGGCAGGAGGGAACCACAGTATCGCTTTAAAATCTGATGGAACGTTATGGTCGTGGGGGTACAACTTTTACGGCCAGCTGGGAGACAGCACAAACATAAGTAAAAACTATCCCGTTCAAATCGGGACTGATAATAAATGGGTGTCAATATCAGCGGGATTTTATCACACAATAGCTTTAAAATCGGATGGGACATTGTGGGCCTGCGGATATAATTTGTTCGGCCAGCTGGGAGACAGCACAACTTCAAGCAAAAACTATCCCGTTCAGATAGGAACTGATAATAAATGGGTTAAAGTGTCAGCGGGAGGCAACCATACCACAGCGTTGAAATCGGATGGGACAATATGGGCCTGGGGATACAATCCTTACGGCCAGTTAGGAGACAGCACAAATATTGCTAAAAATTATCCCGTTCAAATCGGGACTGATAATAAATGGGTGTCAATATCAGCGGGGGATTATCATACAATAGCGTTGAAATCGGATGGGACAATATGGGCCTGGGGGTATAATTATTATGGCCAGCTGGGGGACAGCACAGGCGGAATAGAAACTGATAAAAATTATCCCATCCGGGTAGGAACCGATAATAACTGGGTTTCAATATTTGCCGGGTGGGCCCATAACATTGCAAAAAAATCCGATGGAACATTGTGGTCATGGGGATATAATGATTATTATCAATTAGGAGATGGGACGTGGGCCGACAAAAATTATCCAGTGCAGATTTATAATGAACCGCCTGCTGTTTATTTAAACGCAAATCCTTTGTATGGCAGTCCTCCTTTGAACGTTAATTTAATTGCTGAAGCAAATGACCCTGATGGAGAGATTGTAAGTTACGAATGGGATTATGAAGGTGATGCTGTTTATGACACAATGACAACGGACAGCACAATAAGCCGTGTATACAATACGACTTCTTATTTTGACATTTATTATCCAAAGGTCCGGGTTACGGATGACGGCGGTGCAACAGGTGAAA
Encoded proteins:
- a CDS encoding FecR domain-containing protein, encoding MSKNKFYIIFLILTTMPITRIFAAKNTKDETQVIYYEGKAEAKRAQKEEWENVKLKMMLYPKDRVRTKLQSKVELKLPDNSIFNIGENTTFDIQKLFTDNTSGAKNYSFKLFVGDMVGNIEKLKKGDTFEIETPVALVGFRGTTVFIHVEPNGETWIGMRRGSGYIRSIKTGGEQVIEENFYFLLGTDGAFIGSGVLSGSDIDRFKNLEKIKGELIKKGEVTPPKIISVEKDKNLASIKGQSDPASTIYLVSSSGQSLTTAADENGNFTFKINFGEDTSPPVIKITTSEFGKKATNKRNLKIVGLVVDKFAAGVLNLTFTSMNKDGEKSMQTPYKLDVSKEGLKFFINGEESDVNAGVISTTYMLNEGRNVLEFRAVDGAGNEARETKIIYLDTMPPKILNFNVTPYNIKLEDTVEISIEAQDEVSEMKKNTLLTLTHPKGASFQLNMPYDYTLKRYTARLTPGEFVKNDQFLTRRAEGQWKISAEPEDELGNKTPKRFGYFNVIDLPPPPPDK